A DNA window from Desulfatibacillum aliphaticivorans DSM 15576 contains the following coding sequences:
- the msrB gene encoding peptide-methionine (R)-S-oxide reductase MsrB, with amino-acid sequence MNTLMTIILAGAMLLAFGAGGAAAQGRLQKATFAGGCFWCMEKPFEQIEGVEAVISGYTGGDVTNPTYEQVSSGATGHLESVEIHFDPDKVSYDQLLEVFWRQVNPTDEGGQFVDRGEQYGTAIFYHSEEQRLAAERSRKALDESGRFDKPVITPIREAGEFYPAEDYHQDYYKRNPFRYKIYRSNSGRDKYLEKVWDKDAAPPENKTSGKYFKPANDVLKKRLTSLQYKVTQKEGTEPPFKNEYWDNKKPGIYVDIVSGEPLFSSAEKYDSGTGWPSYYKPLEPENIVEVEDKSLFMTRTEVRSRHGDSHLGHVFDDGPPPTGLRYCINSAALRFIPVTDLKKEGYGEYLKHFGVSEE; translated from the coding sequence ATGAATACTTTAATGACCATCATATTAGCGGGGGCGATGCTCCTGGCGTTCGGCGCCGGCGGCGCAGCGGCTCAGGGGCGCCTCCAAAAGGCCACTTTTGCCGGAGGCTGCTTTTGGTGCATGGAAAAGCCTTTCGAGCAAATAGAGGGCGTGGAAGCCGTCATCTCCGGCTATACGGGCGGGGACGTGACAAACCCCACATATGAACAGGTGTCTTCCGGCGCCACCGGGCATCTGGAATCCGTGGAGATCCATTTCGACCCGGACAAGGTGAGCTACGACCAGTTGCTGGAGGTGTTTTGGCGGCAGGTCAACCCTACGGACGAAGGGGGCCAGTTTGTGGACCGGGGCGAGCAATACGGCACGGCCATATTTTACCATTCGGAAGAACAGCGCCTTGCCGCGGAAAGATCCAGGAAAGCCCTGGATGAGTCCGGCCGCTTTGACAAGCCCGTGATCACCCCAATCCGGGAGGCGGGCGAGTTTTACCCGGCCGAGGATTACCATCAGGACTATTATAAAAGGAACCCCTTTCGCTACAAGATTTATCGTTCCAACTCAGGCCGGGACAAGTACCTGGAAAAGGTTTGGGATAAGGATGCAGCTCCCCCTGAAAACAAAACCTCCGGCAAGTACTTCAAGCCGGCGAACGATGTTTTGAAAAAGCGACTGACTTCCCTGCAATACAAGGTCACCCAAAAGGAAGGCACCGAGCCGCCTTTTAAAAACGAATACTGGGACAACAAGAAGCCGGGAATTTACGTGGACATAGTATCCGGCGAGCCTTTGTTCAGCTCCGCGGAAAAATACGATTCGGGAACGGGCTGGCCCAGCTATTACAAGCCCCTGGAGCCGGAGAATATTGTGGAGGTGGAAGACAAGAGCCTGTTCATGACCCGTACGGAAGTGCGGTCCAGGCACGGGGACTCCCATTTGGGCCACGTGTTTGACGACGGCCCTCCGCCCACCGGGCTGCGATATTGCATCAACTCAGCGGCTTTGCGCTTCATCCCCGTCACTGACCTGAAAAAGGAGGGGTACGGAGAATACCTCAAGCATTTCGGCGTTTCGGAGGAATAG
- a CDS encoding iron-containing alcohol dehydrogenase, translated as MRNFDYHNPTKVVFGKGTISRLKNLVPPRGKIMLVTGGESIRKNGVHDQVMDSLKKREVVEFSGIAPNPEYDVLMQAVDMVKKEEPSFLLAVGGGSIMDGTKFIAAASKYTAGDPWEICSKLAKVTDALPLGVVVTLPATGSETNNIGVVSRKAEEKKIVFHADKLFPRFAVMDPEVTYSLPDNQVRNGVVDAFIHVLEQYLTYPVQAPLQDRQAEAVLLTLLEVGPKTLAKKQDYDARAGFMWCANQALNGLLKCGVPTDFATHRIGHELTVHYGLAHGEAIAVVLCWLLRHQRENKQDKLLQYARRIWMIEDKDEELAVNRAIAETECFFNEMGMPTRLTDYGIDPAEAAETVRKGLERDQAKLGERGRIGPAEAADIVRASV; from the coding sequence ATGAGAAATTTCGACTATCACAATCCCACGAAAGTGGTTTTCGGCAAGGGAACCATCAGCCGCCTGAAAAACCTGGTCCCGCCCCGGGGAAAGATCATGCTGGTCACCGGCGGAGAATCCATCCGCAAAAACGGAGTGCACGATCAGGTGATGGATTCGTTGAAAAAACGCGAGGTGGTGGAATTCTCGGGCATCGCCCCCAACCCGGAGTACGACGTCCTGATGCAAGCCGTGGACATGGTTAAAAAGGAAGAGCCTTCCTTCTTACTGGCTGTGGGCGGAGGCTCCATCATGGACGGAACCAAGTTCATCGCTGCGGCCAGCAAATACACCGCCGGCGATCCCTGGGAAATTTGCTCCAAGCTGGCCAAGGTGACGGACGCCCTGCCGCTGGGCGTGGTCGTGACCCTGCCTGCCACCGGTTCCGAAACCAATAATATCGGCGTGGTATCCCGCAAGGCCGAAGAAAAAAAGATCGTTTTTCACGCGGACAAGCTCTTTCCCCGATTTGCGGTCATGGACCCGGAAGTCACTTATTCCCTGCCGGACAACCAGGTGCGCAACGGCGTGGTGGACGCTTTCATCCACGTTTTGGAGCAATACCTTACCTATCCGGTCCAGGCCCCGCTCCAGGACAGGCAGGCCGAAGCCGTGCTCCTGACTCTTCTGGAAGTAGGCCCCAAAACCCTGGCCAAAAAGCAGGATTACGACGCCCGCGCCGGTTTTATGTGGTGCGCCAACCAGGCATTGAACGGGCTCTTGAAGTGCGGCGTGCCCACGGATTTCGCCACGCACAGAATCGGGCACGAACTGACCGTACATTACGGCCTGGCCCACGGCGAGGCTATCGCGGTGGTCTTGTGCTGGCTTTTGCGGCATCAAAGGGAGAACAAGCAGGACAAACTCCTTCAATACGCCCGAAGAATATGGATGATAGAGGATAAGGACGAGGAATTGGCCGTAAACCGGGCTATTGCGGAAACCGAATGCTTTTTCAACGAAATGGGCATGCCCACCCGGTTGACGGACTACGGCATCGACCCCGCCGAAGCTGCGGAAACGGTCCGCAAAGGCCTGGAACGGGATCAGGCGAAGCTGGGAGAGCGCGGACGGATCGGTCCCGCCGAAGCTGCGGATATTGTGCGGGCCAGCGTCTGA
- a CDS encoding thioredoxin family protein: MKRYIAILALAVLVALAACTEKADVGPLSIDFVHDYQKGLSMAKEQGKPIMLVFEADWCGACQELKSTVFTDKSVGEASKRLINISVNVDKDKESPNQYQVRYIPAVFFLDPSGANVMPYQGPRTPEHFIKMMNAFGDRFSS, from the coding sequence ATGAAACGTTATATCGCAATCCTGGCCCTTGCCGTATTGGTCGCCTTGGCCGCCTGCACCGAGAAGGCGGACGTCGGCCCTTTAAGCATTGATTTTGTCCATGACTATCAAAAAGGCCTGTCCATGGCCAAGGAACAGGGCAAGCCCATCATGCTCGTGTTCGAGGCGGATTGGTGCGGCGCATGCCAGGAATTGAAAAGCACGGTGTTCACGGACAAAAGCGTGGGCGAGGCTTCCAAAAGGCTGATCAATATTTCCGTGAACGTGGATAAGGATAAGGAGAGCCCCAACCAATACCAGGTGCGCTACATCCCCGCCGTCTTTTTTCTCGATCCCTCCGGCGCCAACGTTATGCCCTATCAGGGCCCCAGGACTCCTGAACATTTCATAAAAATGATGAACGCTTTCGGAGACCGCTTTTCTTCCTGA
- the arfB gene encoding alternative ribosome rescue aminoacyl-tRNA hydrolase ArfB, with translation MIVVNDRVSLNEEEIDYEFVRSSGPGGQNVNKVSTAVQLRFDVANSPSLPEDVRARLEKIAHNRISASGVLLVDSRGTRSQLKNKEEALQRLVRLIDMACRKPKARKKTRPTLASRQRRLDSKKKRARKKQFRGKVSSWD, from the coding sequence ATGATAGTGGTTAACGACCGAGTAAGCCTTAACGAAGAGGAGATTGACTACGAGTTCGTCAGGTCTTCAGGCCCCGGCGGACAAAACGTAAACAAGGTCAGCACCGCCGTCCAGTTGCGGTTTGACGTCGCAAACAGCCCATCCCTTCCCGAAGACGTCAGGGCCAGGCTGGAAAAGATAGCGCACAACAGGATTTCGGCATCAGGCGTCTTGTTGGTTGACTCCCGGGGAACCAGGAGCCAGCTTAAAAACAAGGAAGAAGCCCTGCAAAGGCTGGTCCGGCTTATTGACATGGCATGCCGTAAGCCCAAGGCCCGGAAGAAAACCAGGCCGACCCTGGCTTCCAGGCAGCGCCGGCTGGACTCGAAAAAGAAGAGAGCCCGCAAAAAGCAGTTCAGGGGAAAGGTGTCTTCCTGGGATTGA